Proteins encoded in a region of the Oscillospiraceae bacterium MB24-C1 genome:
- the pyrF gene encoding orotidine-5'-phosphate decarboxylase: protein MTTNAADRLVAQIARVKNPTAMGLDTQVGHLPAEFAPKGNSSAEICEAILNYNKALLDGMTDLIGCVKVQVAYYEIYGVAGMQVFAKTLAYARKRGYVTIADCKRNDIGATAGAYARAYLNPEGEFFSDFVTVNAYLGVDGIKPFVDEAKQHGGGIYVLVKTSNPSGGQLQDVETADGRKVYELMADLVSGWGEALIGECGYAAVGAVVGATWPAESTALRKRMPHTPFLVPGYGAQGATGRDLSGCFDTNKGGAVVNASRSLLCAHQKHPEMGWLEAVRAEAVRMRDDITADYSEGA, encoded by the coding sequence ATGACAACTAATGCGGCAGACCGGCTTGTGGCGCAGATCGCACGGGTAAAAAACCCGACCGCTATGGGGCTTGACACACAGGTAGGGCATCTACCCGCCGAGTTTGCCCCCAAGGGCAATTCAAGCGCAGAAATCTGCGAGGCAATTTTAAACTATAATAAGGCGCTACTCGATGGTATGACCGACCTTATCGGCTGCGTTAAGGTGCAGGTGGCCTATTATGAAATATATGGCGTGGCGGGTATGCAGGTGTTTGCCAAAACGCTGGCCTACGCCCGGAAGCGCGGCTATGTCACAATTGCCGACTGCAAGCGTAACGACATTGGCGCGACGGCTGGGGCTTATGCACGCGCTTATTTAAACCCAGAGGGAGAGTTTTTCAGTGACTTTGTCACGGTGAACGCTTATCTCGGCGTGGACGGCATCAAGCCGTTTGTTGACGAAGCTAAACAGCACGGCGGCGGCATCTATGTGTTGGTGAAAACGTCAAACCCCTCCGGCGGGCAGCTTCAGGACGTTGAAACCGCCGATGGACGTAAAGTTTATGAACTGATGGCCGATCTGGTCAGCGGCTGGGGCGAAGCGCTGATAGGCGAATGTGGTTACGCCGCGGTGGGGGCGGTCGTGGGCGCGACCTGGCCCGCTGAATCAACTGCGCTAAGAAAGCGCATGCCGCACACACCGTTTTTAGTCCCGGGCTATGGCGCACAGGGTGCCACCGGTAGGGATTTAAGTGGCTGTTTTGATACAAATAAAGGTGGCGCGGTAGTTAATGCCTCACGTTCGCTGCTGTGCGCACACCAAAAACACCCTGAGATGGGCTGGCTTGAGGCGGTTCGCGCCGAGGCGGTGCGCATGCGCGACGACATTACCGCCGACTATAGCGAGGGGGCGTGA
- a CDS encoding dihydroorotate dehydrogenase electron transfer subunit encodes MRPFMAKILEKGPLGRDMVRFVLHAPEAFLQPVLPGMFVHIKVPNDASHILRRPISIMDADAKAGSITLGIQPKGDGTQRICTLEPGDEMEIIAPLGNSFALNGAKTVWALGGGVGVAPMLFACHEFSKMAQVTAVLGFRTAEQVYAEGDFAPFADLMICTDDGCRGFNGTVVDAVREKLELPELIIACGPTPMLKAVQAFALERDIPCQLSLEQRMGCGYGACLTCSCKTKRSDGSETFARVCADGPIFDAKAVVL; translated from the coding sequence ATGCGCCCGTTCATGGCTAAAATATTAGAAAAAGGCCCACTGGGCCGCGATATGGTTCGGTTTGTGTTGCACGCGCCGGAGGCATTTTTGCAGCCGGTACTGCCGGGCATGTTTGTGCATATTAAGGTGCCGAACGATGCATCACATATTTTGCGACGACCGATCAGCATTATGGATGCCGACGCAAAAGCAGGCAGCATCACGCTGGGTATTCAGCCCAAGGGCGATGGCACACAACGCATCTGCACGCTGGAGCCGGGCGATGAAATGGAAATTATCGCGCCGCTGGGCAACAGCTTTGCTTTAAACGGCGCAAAAACGGTCTGGGCGTTAGGCGGTGGCGTCGGCGTGGCACCGATGCTGTTCGCCTGTCACGAATTTTCAAAAATGGCGCAGGTCACGGCGGTACTGGGCTTTCGCACGGCGGAACAGGTTTATGCCGAGGGCGATTTTGCCCCCTTTGCCGACCTGATGATCTGCACCGATGATGGTTGCCGTGGTTTTAACGGTACGGTTGTGGATGCGGTTCGGGAAAAGCTTGAACTGCCGGAGTTGATTATCGCCTGCGGGCCGACGCCGATGCTCAAAGCGGTTCAGGCGTTCGCCTTAGAGCGCGATATTCCCTGCCAGCTGTCTTTAGAGCAGCGTATGGGGTGTGGCTACGGAGCCTGCCTAACCTGTTCGTGTAAAACCAAGAGGAGCGACGGCAGCGAGACCTTTGCACGGGTTTGCGCCGACGGGCCGATATTTGACGCAAAGGCGGTGGTGCTGTGA
- a CDS encoding dihydroorotate dehydrogenase, which translates to MNKVDLSVSLCGVTLKNPIIAASGTYGFGRDFTRFYDISRLGGISAKGVTPKERAGNPPVRIVETPSGILNAVGLQNPGIDAFLETELPWMLEQGTTVICNISGNTIEEFCDMARKLNNSSVAFIEVNVSCPNVHAGGKVFGSDPESILAVTQAVRRCTDKPIVVKLSPNVSDIAEMAVAAQEGGADAVSLINTITGMAIDVNTRRPVLGNITGGMSGPAVRPVALRMCYQAAQAVSIPVVGMGGIMTGEDVVMFLLAGCTAVQVGTANLADPMACVRIIDQLEDYMNRKGIKRVEELVGALITE; encoded by the coding sequence GTGAACAAGGTTGATTTGTCGGTCTCACTTTGTGGCGTGACCTTAAAAAATCCGATTATTGCAGCTTCCGGTACCTATGGTTTTGGGCGCGATTTCACGCGGTTTTATGATATTTCGCGGCTGGGTGGCATCTCAGCTAAGGGCGTAACTCCAAAAGAGCGCGCGGGCAACCCGCCGGTGCGCATTGTTGAAACGCCGAGCGGAATACTAAATGCTGTCGGGCTGCAAAACCCTGGCATCGACGCGTTTTTAGAAACCGAGCTGCCTTGGATGCTGGAGCAGGGGACAACGGTTATTTGCAACATCTCAGGCAACACGATTGAGGAATTCTGTGACATGGCCCGGAAGCTGAATAACAGCAGTGTGGCTTTTATTGAGGTCAATGTCAGTTGCCCGAATGTGCATGCGGGCGGTAAAGTGTTTGGCAGCGACCCGGAGAGCATTCTGGCTGTAACGCAAGCGGTGCGCCGCTGTACCGACAAGCCGATTGTGGTCAAGCTTTCGCCCAATGTGTCGGACATCGCTGAGATGGCGGTCGCCGCGCAAGAGGGCGGAGCTGACGCCGTCTCGCTGATCAATACCATCACCGGCATGGCGATAGACGTCAACACCCGCAGGCCGGTGCTCGGCAATATTACCGGGGGAATGTCCGGCCCGGCGGTGCGCCCGGTGGCATTGCGCATGTGCTATCAGGCGGCACAGGCTGTATCCATCCCCGTGGTGGGTATGGGCGGTATTATGACCGGCGAAGATGTCGTAATGTTTTTGCTCGCGGGTTGCACAGCGGTTCAGGTTGGCACGGCAAACTTAGCCGATCCAATGGCCTGTGTGCGCATTATTGACCAGCTTGAGGATTATATGAATCGCAAGGGCATCAAACGGGTGGAAGAACTCGTGGGTGCGCTTATCACTGAATAA
- the pyrE gene encoding orotate phosphoribosyltransferase, giving the protein MTREEKIQLLEDAQVLQTGHFRLTSGRHSDKYMQCARVFEYAKYSEPICKDIADAFRDEKIDLVVGPAIGGVIITYEVARQLGVRNIFAERENGIMTLRRGFAVEPGSRVLVVEDTITTGGSVKEVIALIKEKGGVIIGVGSVVDRSNGTVDFGVPLHAAVSMEVVSYDEADCPLCKQGLPITKPGSRAFK; this is encoded by the coding sequence ATGACAAGAGAAGAGAAAATTCAGCTTTTAGAGGATGCCCAGGTGCTGCAAACAGGGCATTTTCGCTTGACCTCGGGTCGGCATTCCGACAAATATATGCAGTGCGCCCGCGTTTTTGAGTACGCCAAGTACTCTGAGCCTATATGTAAGGATATCGCCGACGCATTCCGCGATGAGAAGATTGATTTGGTTGTCGGCCCTGCTATCGGTGGCGTCATTATCACCTACGAGGTTGCGCGGCAACTCGGCGTGCGCAACATCTTCGCTGAGCGCGAGAACGGCATCATGACGCTGCGCCGCGGATTCGCCGTAGAGCCGGGCTCCCGCGTGTTGGTGGTGGAGGACACCATCACGACCGGCGGCTCTGTCAAGGAAGTTATCGCGCTGATTAAGGAAAAAGGCGGCGTGATTATCGGCGTTGGCTCGGTGGTGGATCGTTCCAATGGTACGGTCGATTTTGGCGTGCCGCTGCATGCGGCGGTATCGATGGAGGTTGTCTCCTACGACGAGGCCGACTGCCCATTGTGCAAACAGGGCTTGCCGATAACTAAACCGGGTAGCCGAGCATTTAAGTAA
- a CDS encoding TetR-like C-terminal domain-containing protein, with protein MTGISTNKDDRRCRKTKFAIKSALLTIMKEKPVAKISISELTQLADINRKTFYNHYTDIGSVLRELEDEFLERLFSLIDKNNIWNGLENPAPFFEKLFLEIQSDQPFFKLLIESGEHVHLVFNFRTRLRDMWGEQLKNRSDIDPHLLMCFMDFIASGTVSILESWIDDAQQVPLERISQLICSIISGASHAALHITTKK; from the coding sequence ATGACTGGAATATCCACCAATAAAGACGATCGGCGGTGCCGAAAAACAAAGTTTGCAATTAAATCAGCCCTCCTGACCATAATGAAAGAGAAGCCTGTTGCAAAAATATCTATCAGTGAGCTAACTCAATTAGCTGACATTAACCGAAAAACATTTTATAACCACTATACTGATATCGGATCGGTTCTACGTGAGCTTGAAGACGAATTTTTAGAGCGGCTGTTTTCACTTATCGACAAAAACAACATTTGGAACGGCCTCGAAAACCCGGCGCCTTTTTTTGAAAAACTGTTTCTGGAAATCCAAAGCGATCAACCGTTTTTTAAGCTTTTAATCGAATCAGGGGAGCACGTTCACCTCGTTTTTAACTTTCGTACACGCCTGCGTGATATGTGGGGAGAACAGCTAAAAAACCGCAGTGACATAGACCCGCATCTTTTGATGTGTTTTATGGATTTTATAGCTTCGGGTACCGTATCGATTTTGGAATCATGGATAGACGATGCACAGCAAGTACCGTTGGAACGGATTTCGCAACTGATTTGCAGTATCATTTCTGGTGCTAGCCATGCTGCGCTTCATATCACCACAAAAAAATAG
- a CDS encoding MMPL family transporter codes for MVTSQKSMVDRLISFIVRRRNYIEKFFILMVAISAVFSLMVKVNYDLTEYLPSWAPTKQGIDVMEAEFGYPGTARVMIKDVTVYEAKLYKEKIANIEGVDNVSWADTATDIYTSQAFLEAADIEDYYKDNCAVYDVFFKEGDSDRASYAAIDEMRNMFGDKCSISGPTVENKTVSENMAREMPRILTVGVLFIIFVLMLTTNSWFEPVLFMVTMGAAVIINTGTNIIFGTISFISSNAAALLQIAVAMDYSIFLLHTFTAEKNKGIGVEQAMENALRIAMKSIVSSAFTTVIGFLALALMQFTIGYDIGMVLAKGILCSMLTVLLLMPALILRWQDIIEKLQHKPFIPPLDKFAKRVFGLRFVVAALVIVLIVPCYVAQGMTHYMYGTSVVACAEGTPTWLQKKEIDDVFGESNMIVVVVPNKGNVIEKQLVDELEDQPYIRNVTALSTALPQGIPESFLPKSITDRLHTESYSRMMINVRSDTETDLAFTYDDQIKTIVSQYYPEDTHFIGKTPVAKDIKRIILKDNKEVNMISILGVALVVFMAFGSLAITLVVLVPIEVAIYVNMALPYLYNQKLAFLGYLMVSSMQLGATVDYSILLTNNYLALRQEEPDKKKAAIKTISKSTLSIMTSGMVLTIVGYGLNFMSSVPTVVDLGHLIGRGGLFSMIFVLTLLPLLLTLFDGTISRGRARTQKIKEAHAALASKTGEKVRLLVSNIWRSPFRKNLKPQEER; via the coding sequence ATGGTTACCAGTCAAAAATCGATGGTTGACCGCTTAATTAGCTTTATTGTCAGGCGGAGAAACTACATAGAAAAGTTTTTTATCCTGATGGTTGCAATTTCTGCGGTCTTTAGCTTGATGGTCAAGGTAAATTATGATTTGACCGAGTATTTACCGTCGTGGGCCCCAACCAAGCAGGGCATTGATGTCATGGAAGCCGAATTTGGCTACCCTGGCACCGCACGGGTAATGATCAAAGACGTCACTGTTTATGAGGCGAAACTTTACAAAGAAAAAATAGCGAATATTGAAGGCGTTGACAACGTTTCGTGGGCCGATACAGCCACCGATATTTACACTTCCCAGGCCTTTTTAGAGGCGGCAGACATAGAGGACTACTACAAAGATAACTGCGCTGTGTATGATGTGTTCTTTAAAGAGGGCGACTCAGACCGAGCCTCCTATGCTGCCATCGACGAAATGCGCAACATGTTTGGCGATAAGTGCAGTATTTCCGGCCCGACGGTGGAAAACAAAACCGTAAGTGAAAATATGGCCCGAGAAATGCCGCGCATTCTAACTGTGGGCGTGTTGTTTATTATCTTTGTACTGATGCTGACAACCAATTCGTGGTTTGAGCCGGTGCTGTTTATGGTGACAATGGGTGCTGCTGTTATTATCAACACCGGTACCAATATCATTTTTGGTACCATTTCGTTTATTTCCTCAAACGCGGCAGCGCTGTTGCAAATTGCGGTTGCAATGGACTATTCGATATTTCTGCTGCACACCTTTACGGCCGAAAAAAACAAGGGGATTGGCGTTGAGCAGGCGATGGAGAACGCGTTGCGTATTGCAATGAAATCCATTGTTTCAAGTGCATTTACAACAGTAATCGGCTTTTTGGCACTGGCGCTCATGCAGTTTACCATTGGCTATGATATCGGCATGGTGCTAGCAAAAGGCATTTTATGCAGCATGCTCACTGTGCTACTGCTGATGCCGGCGTTGATTTTGCGTTGGCAGGATATTATTGAAAAGCTACAGCATAAGCCGTTTATTCCACCGTTGGATAAGTTTGCGAAACGGGTGTTCGGATTGCGATTTGTTGTGGCGGCATTGGTGATTGTCCTGATTGTGCCCTGCTATGTTGCACAAGGTATGACCCATTATATGTACGGCACTTCGGTGGTCGCCTGTGCTGAAGGGACACCCACATGGCTGCAGAAAAAAGAAATTGACGACGTTTTTGGCGAAAGCAACATGATTGTGGTGGTTGTTCCGAACAAGGGTAACGTCATCGAAAAGCAATTGGTTGACGAGCTGGAAGATCAGCCTTACATACGCAATGTCACGGCGTTGTCCACCGCGTTGCCACAGGGCATACCGGAAAGCTTTTTGCCAAAAAGCATAACCGACCGGCTGCATACCGAAAGTTATTCGCGCATGATGATTAATGTGCGTAGTGACACCGAAACCGACTTGGCTTTTACCTATGATGATCAAATTAAGACCATCGTCAGCCAGTACTACCCTGAGGACACACACTTTATCGGAAAAACCCCCGTCGCCAAGGATATTAAGCGTATTATCCTCAAGGATAATAAGGAGGTCAATATGATCTCCATTCTAGGCGTGGCGCTGGTGGTGTTTATGGCGTTTGGCTCGCTAGCCATTACGTTGGTGGTATTGGTGCCGATTGAAGTGGCTATCTATGTGAATATGGCGCTGCCGTATCTTTACAATCAAAAGCTGGCGTTTTTAGGCTATCTCATGGTGAGCAGCATGCAGCTGGGCGCAACAGTGGACTACTCCATTTTGTTGACCAATAACTATCTTGCCTTGCGGCAGGAAGAGCCGGACAAAAAGAAGGCGGCTATTAAAACCATCAGCAAAAGCACCCTCTCCATCATGACCTCCGGCATGGTGTTGACCATTGTGGGGTATGGTTTGAACTTTATGTCCTCGGTACCCACCGTGGTGGACTTAGGACATTTGATCGGCCGCGGAGGCCTGTTCAGCATGATTTTTGTACTGACGTTGCTGCCGTTGTTGCTGACGCTGTTTGACGGTACGATAAGCCGAGGACGCGCACGCACCCAGAAGATAAAAGAAGCGCACGCTGCCCTGGCGTCCAAAACTGGAGAAAAGGTGAGGCTGTTGGTCAGCAACATTTGGCGCAGCCCCTTTCGCAAAAACCTAAAACCGCAGGAGGAAAGATAA
- a CDS encoding peptide ABC transporter substrate-binding protein, translated as MRKNLLKVSILLCLLLLCSCFKQEQSIRLRYDLVSYPETLDPQYATSSAARTLIGNSFEGLTAISPAGEVVPACAERWDISDDRMTYTFILRDELRWANGDRLTAQDFVFALQRLFNRDAPAPDADRYGMIKNAEKILSGELPATALGVRAKSDTVLEITLAHDDPSLLTLLSNASAMPCQQKFFAEQKGRYGLAAENLLCNGPFFVKGWSRNVISVQKNPLFRNSVQIDGVEFYINRGDPVSLYLDGKSDLVFVPFQRLAEAQGLEGETFYDQSWMLLYNTSSKLLVQRDIRAALTAAMHTDELLERLPDYLQPYHGIIAPSAMLWGSSYRDLAPTPQPAALPDEARQIFLSAVEGVEQEDVGRLSLLVSNFLPGPDLGGAIQRRWQQELSAFVNMEQLDYYDLLDRVDSGKFDIAIVPLTAQGNSPVDLLSSFEGLPLSTSGDEPSISEMISRARQQSEPNVAAAQLFLAEQKLVDEYVAVPLFVAPSLFATGEGIEGVSYSTVSRTVYFADAKRIR; from the coding sequence ATGAGAAAAAACCTGCTAAAGGTGAGCATCTTGCTCTGCCTGCTTTTGCTGTGCAGCTGCTTTAAGCAGGAGCAGTCGATCAGGCTGCGCTACGACCTTGTATCGTATCCTGAAACGCTGGATCCGCAGTACGCGACCTCTTCTGCGGCGCGAACCCTCATCGGAAATTCTTTTGAAGGCTTAACGGCCATTTCACCGGCGGGAGAGGTGGTTCCTGCCTGTGCCGAGCGGTGGGATATTTCTGATGACCGAATGACCTATACCTTTATATTGCGCGACGAGCTGCGCTGGGCTAATGGCGACCGACTGACAGCACAGGACTTTGTTTTTGCACTGCAAAGGTTGTTTAATCGTGATGCGCCTGCCCCGGATGCCGACCGGTACGGCATGATTAAAAATGCTGAGAAAATCCTGTCCGGTGAGTTGCCCGCAACAGCTCTTGGTGTCAGGGCAAAAAGCGATACGGTTTTAGAGATCACGCTCGCGCATGACGACCCATCGCTGTTGACACTGCTTTCAAACGCATCTGCCATGCCGTGCCAGCAAAAGTTTTTTGCTGAACAAAAGGGGCGGTATGGGCTGGCGGCAGAGAATCTTTTGTGCAACGGTCCTTTTTTTGTCAAGGGCTGGAGCAGAAATGTAATTTCAGTGCAGAAGAATCCGTTATTTCGCAACTCAGTGCAGATAGACGGTGTTGAGTTTTATATTAACAGAGGTGATCCAGTATCGCTGTATTTAGACGGTAAAAGCGATCTGGTCTTTGTACCTTTTCAACGTCTAGCCGAGGCACAGGGACTTGAAGGCGAAACATTTTATGACCAGAGCTGGATGTTGCTTTATAACACCTCCAGCAAGTTGCTTGTCCAGCGCGATATACGTGCGGCGCTAACCGCCGCGATGCATACAGATGAACTATTAGAAAGGCTGCCGGATTACCTGCAGCCTTACCATGGAATTATCGCGCCGAGTGCCATGCTTTGGGGAAGCTCTTATCGTGATTTGGCTCCGACACCGCAGCCGGCAGCGCTGCCGGACGAGGCTCGCCAGATATTTTTAAGTGCGGTCGAAGGCGTGGAACAGGAAGATGTAGGCCGCCTGTCGCTGCTGGTTAGTAATTTTTTACCGGGGCCCGACCTTGGGGGTGCCATACAGCGCAGGTGGCAACAGGAGCTGTCGGCTTTTGTAAACATGGAACAGCTAGATTATTACGACTTACTAGACAGAGTAGATAGCGGAAAATTCGATATTGCGATTGTTCCGCTTACGGCACAAGGGAACAGCCCGGTGGATCTATTATCCTCATTTGAAGGCTTGCCACTTTCGACAAGCGGCGATGAGCCCTCAATATCCGAGATGATCAGCCGGGCCAGGCAGCAGTCGGAACCGAATGTGGCCGCGGCGCAACTGTTCTTGGCAGAACAAAAGCTAGTGGATGAATATGTGGCTGTTCCATTGTTTGTGGCGCCGTCGCTTTTTGCGACCGGAGAGGGAATTGAGGGGGTATCTTACTCCACTGTATCCCGTACGGTCTATTTTGCGGATGCTAAACGCATCCGGTAA
- a CDS encoding Arc family DNA-binding protein produces the protein MQSNSTPFSLRIPKELLLRLKRLAKHNKRSANREAEQILEDYLNQWEKDHPLD, from the coding sequence ATGCAATCCAATAGTACCCCTTTTTCGCTGCGAATTCCCAAAGAACTGCTGCTGCGGCTAAAACGTCTGGCCAAGCACAATAAACGCTCCGCCAACCGAGAGGCTGAGCAGATTTTAGAGGACTATCTCAACCAATGGGAGAAAGATCATCCGTTAGACTAA
- the rpmB gene encoding 50S ribosomal protein L28, which yields MAKCDICGKGVTFGIKVSHSHRRSNRTWKPNVKRVKAIVNGTPCHVHACTRCLRSGKITRAI from the coding sequence ATGGCAAAATGCGATATCTGCGGTAAGGGCGTAACCTTCGGAATTAAGGTTTCTCACTCCCATCGGAGATCTAACAGAACTTGGAAACCTAATGTCAAGCGTGTGAAGGCAATTGTGAACGGTACCCCTTGTCACGTTCACGCCTGCACCCGCTGCTTGCGTTCCGGTAAGATTACCAGAGCTATCTAA